A section of the Babylonia areolata isolate BAREFJ2019XMU chromosome 1, ASM4173473v1, whole genome shotgun sequence genome encodes:
- the LOC143285250 gene encoding uncharacterized protein LOC143285250: MREGNEFASPVFKKRFARRKTTHRPFTFARNFENEESSSASKNTIVSQVGDRGVVITTPVQLSKGSEGLTISDIVRQSPVPVLIAHSTPKEKQKEHKSDEEDEDDHEANTSLLRRSFRSREPSEQFLSRRQYPHGTPQRAKAHHAPDEYYIGSKNTSNIDDEVSITDEGGHSIRKGISASSKRGREQSAQKSTELSASGKMRTGAGSQSKGTRFGTKDSTTKRGSSRKITSSSAKRGRGQGVLDRTPSPLPSDQEEKTNSSEKLKKSGAVSLSKRNRDESVSSSSSRSQKSSTKTRTPPSSLPSKGGKTGSVSVKGGKSIRSSTKKGSSQSVTDRGKDDSMALRRVDKTLSQNKNNSFFSEYDGAQTSSAEDSDLSGPRSSKNRSFSQGSKQKAGLQREKENRPSQKNKGTSSPPSSQEKRNKTTDFPPPSTRRERRLEQDNSRRDGDTLPAKRASQSEDDSRTVSSSAKKRKVSSAADKSGHLNASSRLSTIKEIDRGSKPNSGENGNASPVHVPRKIGKDLKSAKTSSAMRRKKISLDENGTETSGPSPEKRARNSQLNKTETSISQHQSARQESLSSSTRTRRGQPSFLTTPGSPSPTENKRKMSQPRNHSQNSSVPDSSHKRLTNTGNKSSKRVVIMESDRVRTSPRSNSFWKTSRRIDSSSRPKRPQQQRVLNQSVYDDDSFGEREVSSFIPPSPIPPGKAAAVAGQRKSEISEEEEEERPKRRRSTVTELRVIANMLEQTDTDIMEDCEMTWPIQKAVHKALTFTKKQLKEMDSRLEQISELDYQVKKLKSVCKEMSSESKEKLQQKFILQKELQSLKSQGIDADMMCIDRWMQDYQGLRQSKS; encoded by the exons GTAGGGGACAGAGGAGTGGTGATCACGACTCCTGTCCAGCTGTCCAAGGGCAGCGAGGGTCTGACCATCAGTGACATTGTACGCCAGAGTCCAGTGCCAGTTCTCATTGCACACTCCA cTCCAAAGGAAAAGCAGAAGGAGCACAAatcagatgaagaagatgaagatgatcatGAAGCCAACACTTCCTTGCTTCGTCGCAGCTTCCGCTCTAGAGAACCTTCTGAGCAGTTCCTCAGTCGGCGACAGTACCCACATGGAACGCCACAG CGTGCAAAGGCACACCATGCCCCAGACGAATACTACATTG GTTCCAAGAACACCAGCAACATTGATGATGAGGTCAGCATCACAGACGAAGGGGGACATAGCATCAGGAAAGGCATCTCAGCCTCATCAAAACGAGGTAGAGAACAGTCTGCGCAGAAATCCACAGAGCTGTCTGCCTCGGGCAAAATGCGGACTGGTGCTGGCAGCCAGTCCAAAGGCACCAGGTTCGGCACTAAAGATTCAACAACAAAGAGGGGCTCTAGCAGAAAGATCACTTCTTCCTCAGCCAAGAGGGGCAGAGGGCAGGGGGTTCTGGACAGGACCCCATCTCCACTGCCTTCAGATCAGGAAGAGAAAACGAACAGCAGTGAAAAACTGAAGAAATCGGGCGCTGTATCtctttcaaaaagaaacagagatgAGAGTGTTTCTTCAAGCAGCAGTAGATCACAGAAATCATCAACAAAGACTAGGACACCCCCTTCATCATTGCCATCAAAGGGAGGTAAAACTGGAAGTGTTTCTGTGAAGGGGGGTAAATCCATCAGATCTTCAACAAAGAAGGGGTCCTCCCAGTCAGTCACAGATAGAGGGAAAGATGACAGCATGGCCCTCAGAAGAGTGGATAAGACGCTTTCTCAGAATAAGAATAACTCTTTCTTCTCTGAATATGATGGAGCCCAGACTTCTTCAGCGGAAGACAGTGATTTGTCAGGGCCAAGATCCAGTAAAAACCGGTCATTTTCACAGGGAAGTAAACAGAAGGCTGGCctacaaagagagaaggaaaacagaCCGTCCCAGAAAAATAAAGGAACATCGTCCCCACCATCTTCGCAGGAAAAACGTAACAAAACGACGGATTTCCCCCCACCCAGTACAAGGAGAGAGCGCAGGCTGGAGCAGGACAACAGCAGAAGAGATGGGGACACTTTACCAGCAAAACGTGCCAGTCAGTCTGAAGATGATAGCAGGACAGTATCATCATCTGCCAAAAAGAGAAAGGTTTCTTCTGCTGCTGACAAGTCTGGGCATTTAAATGCGAGCTCAAGACTGTCCACCATCAAGGAAATTGACAGGGGAAGCAAGCCAAATAGTGGTGAGAATGGAAACGCATCACCTGTTCATGTGCCAAGAAAGATTGGGAAGGACTTGAAATCTGCGAAAACATCCTCTGCTATGCGCAGAAAGAAGATCTCACTGGATGAAAATGGTACTGAGACttcaggtccctcacctgagaagagAGCAAGAAACTCTCAGTTAAACAAGACAGAAACAAGCATCTCACAACATCAGTCAGCAAGGCAAGAAAGTCTATCATCAAGCACTCGGACAAGAAGAGGACAGCCATCATTTCTGACAACACCTGGTTCCCCATcacccacagaaaacaaaagaaaaatgtcaCAGCCCAGGAACCATTCACAGAACAGCTCAGTGCCGGATTCATCCCACAAACGACTGACGAACACTGGGAACAAAAGTTCCAAGAGAGTGGTCATCATGGAATCAGACAGGGTGAGGACCTCACCTCGCTCTAACAGCTTCTGGAAAACGTCACGTCGAATAGACAGCAGCTCAAGGCCAAAGAGACCGCAGCAGCAGCGAGTTTTAAACCAGTCCGtgtatgatgatgacagt tttggggAGAGAGAAGTGAGCAGCTTTATACCTCCGTCTCCAATACCCCCTGGAAAAGCAGCAGCTGTTGCTGGTCAACGGAAAA GTGAGATatcagaagaggaggaagaagaaagacccaAGAGGCGACGCTCtactgtcactgaactgagagtCATTGCGAACAtgctggaacagacagacacagacatcat GGAGGATTGTGAGATGACCTGGCCTATCCAGAAGGCCGTTCACAAGGCACTGACTTTCACAAAGAAACAGTTGAAGGAAATG GATTCCCGTTTGGAGCAGATTTCAGAGCTGGATTATCAAGTTAAAAAG CTGAAGTCTGTGTGCAAAGAAATGTCCAGTGAGTCCAAGGAGAAACTCCAACAGAAGTTTAT ACTTCAGAAGGAGCTGCAGAGTCTGAAGAGTCAAGGCATTGATGCAGACATGATGTGCATTGACCGGTGGATGCAGGACTATCAAGGACTGCGACAGTCCAAAAGCTAA